The Sinomonas sp. P10A9 genome includes a window with the following:
- a CDS encoding VOC family protein, producing the protein MAIARFPNVVIDCPDPAALAEFYSALLDWKVEKSSQEWATIRADYGQVIDFQGVEAYTAPQWPGQHVPQQMHLDVVVDDLDVAEQAVLGLGATKHDHQPGTTFRVFLDPAGHPFCLCLS; encoded by the coding sequence ATGGCTATCGCACGGTTTCCCAATGTAGTGATCGACTGTCCAGACCCCGCCGCTCTCGCGGAGTTCTACTCGGCCCTGCTGGACTGGAAGGTCGAGAAGTCATCTCAGGAGTGGGCCACGATTCGTGCCGACTACGGCCAGGTCATCGACTTCCAGGGCGTCGAGGCCTACACGGCTCCCCAGTGGCCCGGCCAGCACGTGCCCCAGCAGATGCACCTCGACGTGGTGGTCGACGACCTCGACGTCGCCGAGCAGGCGGTCCTCGGGCTCGGGGCCACCAAGCATGACCACCAGCCCGGGACCACGTTCCGCGTGTTCCTCGATCCCGCGGGACACCCGTTCTGCCTCTGCCTGAGCTAG
- a CDS encoding flavin-containing monooxygenase, translating to MGDAALQGARQWFADLDAAFAAEDAARAASLFGDESYWRDLASLTWNIHTAEGRGEIEAMLAAVGPDAWPRELEVTSATENDGVTEAWYTFRNKAFHGKGLVRLRDGKAWTLLSSAQGLNEFPEPSGPRRERGAEHGVNVSTENWLDRRNSRAGSFGIDEQPYVLVVGGGQGGIGLAARLKRLGVPALVIDKHPRPGDQWRSRYHSLCLHDPVWYDHMPYLPFPDHWPVFTPKDKMGDWLEHYTKIMELDYWSNTEAQSASFDDDAEQWTVRVVRDGRELTLTPTHLVMATGMSGIPSIPKLEGQDVFGGDQHHSSKHPGGAKYAGKKVVVVGSNNSAHDICADLWQNGAEPIMLQRSSTHIVKSDSLMEVVLGPLYSEEALANGIDHETADLIFASIPYKVLPDFQRPAFDEIRERDKDFYDSLEQTGFQLDFGDDDSGLFLKYLRRGSGYYINIGASELIAKGAIRLANGQIDRLEEDAVVLEDGTRLEADAVVYATGYGSMNGWAAKLISQEVADKVGKCWGLGSDTVRDPGPWQGELRNMWKPTQQENLWFHGGNLHQSRHYSKYLALQLKARLEGLETPVYALAETHHTR from the coding sequence ATGGGTGATGCAGCGCTGCAGGGCGCGAGGCAGTGGTTCGCGGACCTCGATGCGGCGTTCGCCGCGGAGGACGCCGCCCGAGCCGCCTCGCTGTTCGGCGACGAGAGCTACTGGCGGGATCTCGCGAGCCTCACGTGGAACATCCATACGGCCGAGGGCCGCGGCGAGATCGAGGCCATGCTCGCCGCCGTCGGCCCGGATGCCTGGCCGCGCGAGCTCGAGGTGACGAGCGCGACCGAGAATGACGGAGTGACCGAGGCCTGGTACACGTTCCGCAACAAGGCGTTCCACGGCAAGGGCCTCGTGCGCCTTCGCGACGGGAAGGCGTGGACCCTCCTGTCGAGCGCACAGGGCCTCAACGAGTTCCCCGAGCCCTCAGGTCCGCGGCGCGAGCGGGGCGCAGAGCACGGCGTCAACGTCTCGACCGAGAACTGGCTTGACCGGCGGAACTCGCGTGCCGGATCGTTCGGCATCGACGAGCAGCCCTACGTGCTCGTTGTGGGCGGCGGCCAGGGAGGGATCGGCCTCGCGGCACGGCTCAAGCGCCTTGGCGTCCCCGCGCTCGTGATCGACAAGCACCCGCGTCCGGGCGACCAGTGGCGATCGCGCTACCACTCGCTGTGCCTCCACGACCCGGTCTGGTACGACCACATGCCGTACCTACCGTTCCCCGACCACTGGCCGGTCTTCACCCCCAAGGACAAGATGGGCGACTGGCTCGAGCACTACACGAAGATCATGGAGCTCGACTACTGGTCCAACACCGAGGCGCAGAGTGCAAGCTTCGACGACGATGCCGAGCAGTGGACCGTCCGCGTGGTCCGTGACGGTCGCGAACTCACCCTGACCCCGACGCACCTCGTCATGGCCACGGGCATGTCCGGCATTCCGAGCATCCCGAAGCTCGAGGGCCAGGACGTGTTCGGCGGCGACCAGCACCACTCTTCGAAGCACCCCGGCGGAGCGAAGTACGCGGGCAAGAAGGTTGTCGTGGTGGGCTCCAACAACTCGGCCCACGATATCTGCGCCGACCTGTGGCAGAACGGCGCCGAGCCGATCATGCTCCAGCGCTCGAGCACGCACATCGTGAAATCCGATTCGCTCATGGAGGTGGTGCTCGGGCCGCTCTACTCGGAAGAGGCACTGGCCAACGGGATCGACCACGAGACCGCGGACCTCATCTTCGCCTCCATCCCGTACAAGGTGCTCCCGGACTTCCAGCGCCCGGCCTTCGACGAGATCCGCGAGCGGGACAAGGACTTCTACGACAGCCTCGAGCAGACCGGCTTCCAGCTGGACTTCGGCGACGACGATTCGGGCCTCTTCCTCAAATACCTCCGCCGCGGCTCCGGCTACTACATCAACATCGGTGCCTCCGAGCTCATCGCCAAGGGTGCGATCCGGCTCGCGAACGGCCAGATCGACCGGCTCGAGGAGGACGCCGTCGTGCTCGAGGACGGCACCCGGCTCGAGGCCGACGCCGTGGTCTACGCGACGGGCTACGGCTCGATGAATGGATGGGCGGCGAAACTGATCTCGCAGGAGGTCGCGGACAAGGTGGGCAAGTGCTGGGGCCTAGGATCGGACACGGTCAGGGATCCGGGCCCGTGGCAGGGCGAGCTCCGCAACATGTGGAAGCCCACGCAGCAGGAGAACCTGTGGTTCCACGGCGGCAACCTCCACCAGTCGCGCCACTACTCGAAGTACCTCGCCCTCCAGCTCAAGGCGCGGCTCGAGGGGCTCGAGACCCCCGTCTACGCGCTGGCCGAGACACACCACACCCGCTGA
- a CDS encoding helix-turn-helix domain-containing protein — MTQSRLEAALTVFDDPTAKARELLGLHRAWSTSRQIPDLLRPVIARAWQRQGTVPGHLRPLGDAAVAERRDRAEDLASVVPLLGDRLLPLAAEAGNELVVSDDQGYVLWVSGPAPVRRKSEELGYVQGARWRERDVGVNALGTAMEERRPVQIFGPEHGDEDQHPWVCTSAPLLDPRTGTLLGVVTLSGSYRTAHPHTLSLVTMAAGEAMGLLRSRHADGLRRLARDAGQRGVVPARVATLVVDDAGWVASAHGYGVGERIRLPAGLSGGPAWVPGVGQVFAEPLDGGWLLRAAVAQTQLELRPGPPPSALMRSGPDATEIPLTARHFELLTLLAAHPQGLDAREVLSRLDGAQTEVTVRAELSRLRRRLGGLIESRPYRLTVPAAVVRP; from the coding sequence GTGACGCAGTCGCGCCTCGAGGCCGCCCTCACTGTGTTCGATGACCCGACGGCCAAGGCCCGCGAGCTCCTCGGTCTTCACCGAGCCTGGTCGACAAGCCGGCAGATCCCCGACCTCCTGCGTCCCGTCATCGCCCGCGCCTGGCAGCGGCAGGGCACCGTGCCTGGCCACCTGCGCCCCCTCGGCGACGCGGCCGTGGCGGAGCGGCGCGACCGCGCCGAGGATCTGGCCTCAGTGGTGCCTCTGCTCGGGGACAGGCTCCTGCCTCTCGCGGCCGAGGCCGGCAACGAGCTGGTGGTGAGTGACGATCAGGGCTACGTCCTGTGGGTCAGCGGCCCGGCCCCGGTGCGTCGTAAGAGCGAGGAGCTCGGCTACGTGCAGGGCGCCCGCTGGCGCGAGCGCGACGTTGGCGTCAATGCTCTCGGCACGGCGATGGAGGAACGCCGCCCCGTGCAGATCTTCGGGCCCGAGCACGGTGACGAGGACCAGCATCCCTGGGTCTGCACGAGCGCCCCGCTCCTCGACCCGCGCACGGGAACTCTGCTCGGCGTCGTCACCCTCAGCGGCTCCTACCGAACCGCCCACCCGCACACGCTCTCCCTCGTCACCATGGCCGCCGGGGAGGCCATGGGCCTGCTCCGCAGCCGTCACGCTGACGGGCTGCGCCGTCTCGCCCGCGATGCAGGCCAACGCGGGGTTGTCCCTGCACGTGTCGCGACCCTCGTGGTGGACGACGCCGGCTGGGTCGCCTCCGCGCACGGCTACGGCGTCGGCGAACGCATCCGCCTTCCGGCAGGGCTGTCCGGGGGGCCTGCGTGGGTACCGGGTGTGGGTCAGGTCTTCGCTGAGCCGCTCGACGGCGGCTGGCTTCTTCGGGCGGCCGTGGCCCAGACGCAGCTGGAGCTGCGGCCCGGACCGCCGCCCTCCGCCCTCATGCGTTCTGGGCCGGACGCCACCGAGATCCCGCTGACCGCGCGGCATTTTGAGCTCCTGACGCTCCTCGCTGCCCACCCGCAGGGTCTCGACGCCCGCGAGGTGCTCTCGCGCCTCGACGGCGCCCAGACCGAGGTGACGGTCCGCGCGGAGCTCTCGCGCCTGCGCCGGCGTCTCGGCGGGCTCATCGAGAGCCGGCCGTATCGCCTGACGGTACCGGCCGCCGTCGTGCGCCCCTGA
- the dnaB gene encoding replicative DNA helicase, translated as MSTSHVDSAPSVRDSDAGRTPPQDIVAEQSVLGGMMLSKDAIADVVEVLRGVDFYRPAHEAIYEAIIDLYGKGEPADAVTVSDELTKRGEINRVGGPAYLHELIQSVPTAANAGYYAEIVAERAVLRRLVSAGTKIVQLGYGQDGEVEDLVNQAQAEVYSVAERRAAEDYVPLSQVMEGAMDEIEAAGHRGGGMTGVPTGFYELDELTHGLHPGQMIVIAARPAVGKSTFALDFARSAAIKHKMATVFFSLEMGRNEIAMRLMSAEASIQLQDLRRGTLRDDQWSKIASVLGPLNESPLFIDDSPNMSLMEIRAKCRRLKQQHDLKLVVLDYLQLMTSGKKVESRQQEVSEFSRALKLLAKELQVPVIALSQLNRGSEQRQDKRPMISDLRESGSIEQDADMVILLHREDVYNKESPRAGEADILVAKHRNGPTKDIVVAFQGHYSRFANMAADAGGEGGGF; from the coding sequence GTGTCCACGTCCCACGTCGATTCAGCGCCGTCCGTCAGGGACTCCGACGCTGGGCGCACGCCACCGCAGGACATCGTGGCCGAGCAGTCCGTGCTCGGCGGCATGATGCTCTCGAAGGATGCCATCGCAGATGTCGTGGAGGTGCTGCGCGGTGTGGACTTCTACCGCCCCGCGCACGAGGCGATCTACGAGGCGATCATCGACCTCTACGGCAAAGGCGAGCCCGCCGATGCCGTGACGGTCTCCGACGAGCTGACCAAGCGCGGCGAGATCAATCGCGTGGGCGGTCCGGCCTATCTCCACGAGCTCATCCAGTCGGTGCCGACGGCCGCGAACGCCGGTTACTACGCCGAGATCGTCGCCGAGCGAGCCGTTCTCCGACGGCTCGTGAGTGCCGGCACCAAGATCGTCCAGCTCGGGTACGGGCAGGACGGCGAGGTCGAGGACCTCGTCAACCAGGCCCAAGCGGAGGTCTACTCCGTGGCCGAGCGCCGCGCCGCCGAGGACTACGTTCCGCTCTCGCAGGTCATGGAGGGCGCGATGGACGAGATCGAGGCCGCAGGCCACCGCGGCGGCGGCATGACGGGCGTCCCGACGGGCTTCTACGAGCTCGACGAGCTCACTCACGGGCTCCATCCCGGCCAGATGATCGTCATCGCGGCGCGCCCCGCCGTCGGAAAGTCGACCTTCGCACTGGACTTCGCGCGGTCTGCGGCCATCAAGCACAAGATGGCCACCGTCTTCTTCTCCCTCGAGATGGGGCGGAACGAGATCGCCATGCGCCTCATGAGCGCCGAGGCATCCATCCAGTTGCAGGACCTGCGCCGCGGCACGCTCCGCGACGACCAGTGGTCCAAGATCGCCTCGGTGCTGGGCCCGCTGAATGAGTCGCCGCTCTTCATCGACGACTCGCCGAATATGTCCCTCATGGAGATCCGCGCGAAGTGCCGCCGCCTCAAGCAGCAGCACGACCTCAAGCTCGTGGTCCTCGACTACCTCCAGCTCATGACCTCGGGCAAGAAGGTCGAGAGCCGTCAGCAGGAGGTCTCGGAGTTCTCGCGCGCCCTCAAGCTCCTCGCGAAGGAGCTGCAGGTGCCTGTCATCGCGCTCTCGCAGCTCAATCGCGGTTCAGAGCAGCGCCAGGACAAGCGGCCGATGATCTCGGACCTTCGCGAGTCGGGCAGTATCGAGCAGGATGCCGACATGGTCATACTTCTGCACCGCGAGGACGTCTACAACAAGGAGTCCCCGCGAGCCGGTGAAGCGGACATCCTCGTGGCCAAGCACCGCAACGGCCCCACGAAGGACATCGTCGTCGCGTTCCAGGGCCACTACTCGCGCTTCGCCAACATGGCGGCTGACGCGGGCGGCGAGGGCGGCGGGTTCTAG
- a CDS encoding dipeptidase, giving the protein MQPAAPEHAPIFDGHNDLPWALRQDFAYDVAAATLDAGQPRLHTDIPRLRAGGLGAQFWSVFVPSTLAPEESVVATLEQIDCVRRIAAAHPDTFELARTAEQVRAAVGRGRIASLMGAEGGHSIAGSLGVLRMLAQLGVRYMTLTHNDDVPWACSATGEAMERGHDTGLTDVGRDVVAEMNRIGMLVDLSHVSPRTMADALDATRAPVIFSHSSARSVCDHPRNVPDDVLERLPANGGVLMVTFVPKFVSEACREHALAVRDTRRALGLPTEFHDVPPLEDPAAAAAFAAWLEANPAPEATIGDVVRHLEHAREVVGPRHLGLGGDFDGTTDLPRGMDGVAGYAPLLAALEERGWPREDLDALCFDNALRVLEEAEPAGMQRLAV; this is encoded by the coding sequence ATGCAGCCCGCAGCCCCTGAGCACGCCCCGATCTTCGACGGCCACAACGACCTCCCCTGGGCCCTCCGCCAGGACTTCGCCTACGATGTCGCGGCAGCGACCCTCGACGCCGGCCAGCCCCGTCTCCATACCGACATCCCTCGGCTGCGGGCCGGTGGCCTGGGCGCCCAGTTCTGGTCGGTCTTCGTGCCGTCGACGCTGGCCCCCGAGGAGTCCGTCGTCGCGACCCTCGAGCAGATCGACTGCGTGCGCCGGATCGCCGCGGCGCACCCGGACACGTTCGAACTTGCCAGGACCGCCGAGCAGGTGCGCGCCGCGGTCGGCCGCGGCAGGATCGCTTCCCTCATGGGCGCCGAGGGCGGTCACAGCATCGCCGGCTCCCTGGGGGTGCTACGGATGCTCGCCCAGCTGGGCGTGCGCTACATGACACTCACGCATAACGACGATGTGCCGTGGGCCTGCTCGGCGACTGGCGAGGCGATGGAGCGCGGGCACGATACGGGGCTCACGGACGTCGGCCGGGATGTGGTGGCTGAGATGAACCGGATCGGCATGCTCGTGGACCTCTCGCACGTCTCTCCGCGCACCATGGCGGACGCGCTCGACGCCACGCGTGCCCCCGTGATCTTCTCGCACTCGTCCGCGCGGTCCGTCTGCGACCACCCGCGCAATGTCCCCGACGACGTGCTCGAGCGGCTTCCTGCCAACGGCGGAGTCCTCATGGTCACCTTCGTGCCGAAGTTCGTCTCTGAGGCCTGCCGCGAGCACGCCCTTGCGGTCCGGGACACGAGGCGCGCTCTCGGCCTGCCGACCGAATTCCACGATGTCCCGCCCCTCGAGGACCCCGCTGCTGCGGCGGCGTTTGCCGCCTGGCTCGAGGCGAACCCGGCGCCCGAGGCGACGATCGGCGACGTCGTGCGCCACCTCGAGCACGCGCGCGAGGTGGTCGGCCCACGCCATCTCGGGCTCGGCGGGGACTTCGACGGAACCACCGACCTGCCGCGCGGCATGGATGGCGTGGCCGGCTATGCGCCCCTGCTCGCGGCGCTCGAAGAGCGCGGGTGGCCGCGCGAGGACCTCGATGCGCTGTGCTTCGACAACGCGCTGCGGGTGCTCGAGGAGGCCGAGCCCGCCGGGATGCAGCGGCTCGCTGTCTAG
- a CDS encoding FMN reductase, producing MAENTNIVVISAGLGVPSSSRLLADQLSAATERLARGAGFAPSVTTIELRDLAVDIANNFVTGYAAPNLAEAIAVVERADAIIAVTPVFSSSYSGLFKSFIDVLEPRSLEGKLVLLAATGGSARHSLMLDFAMRPLFSYLRTRILPTTVFAAPTDWGQGAAGDRTLGGGLTARIERAATELVLELAREQGAAADDRPAATLPKVATRPEDKSFEELLADLTGADAV from the coding sequence ATGGCCGAGAACACCAACATCGTTGTCATCTCCGCAGGCCTCGGCGTGCCGTCGTCGAGCAGGCTCCTCGCGGACCAACTCTCCGCCGCCACCGAGCGGCTCGCGCGCGGGGCCGGATTTGCGCCGTCCGTGACCACGATCGAGCTCCGCGACCTCGCCGTGGATATCGCCAACAACTTCGTGACCGGCTATGCGGCGCCCAATCTCGCGGAGGCGATCGCCGTCGTCGAGCGCGCCGATGCGATCATCGCGGTGACCCCAGTGTTCTCCTCGAGCTACAGCGGTCTGTTCAAGTCCTTCATTGATGTGCTTGAGCCGCGTTCCCTCGAGGGGAAGCTCGTCCTGTTGGCTGCGACCGGAGGTTCGGCCCGCCACAGCCTCATGCTCGACTTCGCGATGCGTCCACTCTTCAGCTACCTGCGCACGCGCATCCTGCCGACCACGGTGTTCGCGGCCCCGACCGACTGGGGTCAGGGCGCGGCGGGAGACCGTACTCTCGGCGGAGGCCTCACTGCCCGCATCGAGCGTGCCGCGACGGAGCTCGTCCTCGAGCTCGCCCGCGAGCAGGGCGCGGCCGCCGACGACCGTCCCGCCGCCACACTGCCAAAGGTCGCGACGCGGCCCGAGGACAAGTCCTTCGAGGAGCTCCTCGCAGACCTCACCGGCGCCGACGCCGTCTGA
- the rplI gene encoding 50S ribosomal protein L9, with the protein MAKLILTNEVTGLGSAGDVVEVKDGYARNYLLPRSFAVAWTKGGEKQVEQIRAAREARAHKSLEAAQAQAAALAGTSVRLEVKAGKEGRLFGTVRAEAVAGAVEAAGLGAIDKRKVVIPGHIKSTGKYEVAVRLHDDVSAVVNLEVVPAK; encoded by the coding sequence ATGGCAAAGCTCATTCTGACGAACGAGGTGACGGGTCTCGGTTCTGCCGGTGACGTCGTCGAGGTCAAGGACGGCTACGCGCGCAACTACCTGCTGCCGCGCAGTTTCGCCGTCGCCTGGACCAAGGGCGGCGAGAAGCAGGTCGAGCAGATCCGCGCCGCACGTGAGGCACGCGCCCACAAGTCGCTCGAGGCCGCTCAGGCCCAGGCCGCTGCCCTTGCGGGCACTTCGGTGCGCCTTGAGGTGAAGGCCGGCAAGGAAGGCCGCCTGTTCGGCACCGTCCGCGCCGAGGCCGTTGCCGGTGCAGTCGAGGCCGCCGGTCTCGGCGCCATCGACAAGCGCAAGGTGGTCATCCCCGGCCACATCAAGTCCACCGGCAAGTACGAGGTCGCCGTGCGCCTGCACGACGACGTCTCCGCTGTGGTCAACCTCGAGGTTGTCCCCGCGAAGTAG
- the rpsR gene encoding 30S ribosomal protein S18: MAKAEIRKPKPKSNPLKAADITVIDYKDVALLRKFISDRGKIRARRVTGVTVQEQRKIAQAIKNAREVALLPYSGAGRG, encoded by the coding sequence ATGGCCAAGGCTGAAATTCGCAAGCCGAAACCAAAGTCCAACCCCTTGAAGGCCGCTGACATCACTGTCATCGACTACAAGGACGTCGCCCTGCTGCGCAAGTTCATCTCGGACCGCGGCAAGATCCGCGCCCGTCGGGTGACCGGCGTGACCGTGCAGGAGCAGCGCAAGATCGCCCAGGCGATCAAGAACGCCCGCGAGGTCGCCCTGCTCCCCTACTCCGGCGCTGGCCGCGGCTGA
- a CDS encoding single-stranded DNA-binding protein has protein sequence MAGETTITVIGNLTNDPELRFTPSGSAVANFTVASTPRTFDRQSNEWKDGETLFLRASIWREAAENVAESLTKGMRVIVTGRLKSRSYETKEGEKRTVIELEADEIGPSLRYASAKVNRTQRSGGQGGGNFGGGQGGGNFGGGNAGGGWSGGQGSQAPSGGNSGGSWGGGQQQDDPWATPGVSNAGGGWGNGNESEPPF, from the coding sequence ATGGCAGGCGAGACCACCATTACGGTGATCGGCAATCTGACGAACGACCCCGAGCTGCGGTTCACGCCGTCCGGTTCGGCCGTCGCCAACTTCACCGTGGCCTCCACGCCGCGTACCTTCGACCGCCAGTCGAATGAGTGGAAGGACGGGGAAACCCTGTTCCTCCGCGCGTCGATCTGGCGCGAGGCTGCCGAGAACGTCGCCGAGTCCCTCACCAAGGGCATGCGTGTGATCGTGACCGGGCGCCTGAAGAGCCGTTCGTACGAAACCAAGGAAGGCGAGAAGCGCACCGTCATCGAGCTTGAGGCCGACGAGATCGGCCCGAGCCTGCGCTACGCGTCCGCGAAGGTCAACCGCACCCAGCGCTCCGGCGGTCAGGGTGGCGGCAACTTCGGCGGCGGGCAGGGCGGCGGCAACTTCGGCGGCGGCAATGCCGGCGGAGGCTGGAGTGGCGGCCAGGGGTCTCAGGCCCCGAGCGGCGGCAACTCCGGCGGCAGCTGGGGCGGCGGCCAGCAGCAGGACGACCCGTGGGCGACCCCGGGCGTCAGCAATGCTGGCGGCGGCTGGGGCAACGGCAACGAGTCTGAGCCCCCGTTCTGA
- the rpsF gene encoding 30S ribosomal protein S6 codes for MRPYELMVLIDPEVDERSVQQSLDKFLSVITNDGGTVDKVDIWGRRRLSYDIKKKNEAIYAVVNFTSEPATAQELDRQLSLNETILRTKIIRPEDQKVSAK; via the coding sequence ATGCGTCCTTACGAACTGATGGTCCTCATCGACCCCGAGGTCGACGAGCGCTCAGTCCAGCAGTCGCTGGACAAGTTCCTCTCTGTGATCACCAACGACGGTGGAACCGTCGACAAGGTGGACATCTGGGGTCGTCGTCGCCTGTCCTACGACATCAAGAAGAAGAACGAGGCAATCTACGCCGTCGTGAACTTCACCTCGGAGCCAGCCACGGCGCAGGAGCTGGACCGCCAGCTGTCCCTCAACGAGACGATCCTGCGTACCAAGATCATCCGCCCCGAGGACCAGAAGGTTTCCGCCAAGTAG
- a CDS encoding DUF1345 domain-containing protein, which produces MTPEAQPSPRAQNARRRLWTMLAVGAVVLIAVGFLWSWWVAPAAGWGAAALIYDIWVWTVIAPMDTEKTRIHARMEDPRRSTRDFLILCANAAAIIAVVFVIGNGSNAPKGEKIALAVVALTVVAASWLMLHTLFTLRYTELYYAARPEGGIDFNQEESPRYTDIAYMAFSLGMTYQVSDTAIKDHAIRAEALKHSLLAFVFATLILATTINLVINLAS; this is translated from the coding sequence ATGACACCTGAGGCACAGCCTTCCCCCCGTGCGCAGAACGCCCGCCGACGCCTCTGGACCATGCTCGCCGTCGGCGCCGTCGTCCTGATCGCCGTCGGATTCCTGTGGTCATGGTGGGTTGCGCCCGCCGCCGGCTGGGGCGCGGCCGCGCTCATCTACGACATCTGGGTCTGGACCGTCATCGCCCCGATGGACACCGAGAAAACACGGATCCACGCGCGCATGGAGGATCCCCGGCGGTCCACACGAGACTTCCTGATCCTGTGCGCGAATGCCGCAGCGATCATCGCCGTCGTCTTCGTGATCGGCAACGGGAGCAACGCGCCCAAGGGCGAGAAGATCGCGCTTGCGGTCGTCGCCCTGACAGTCGTCGCGGCGTCGTGGCTCATGCTGCACACCCTGTTCACGCTGAGGTACACAGAGCTGTACTACGCGGCGCGGCCCGAGGGCGGCATCGACTTCAACCAGGAAGAGTCGCCGCGCTACACGGACATCGCGTACATGGCCTTCAGCCTCGGCATGACCTACCAGGTCTCGGACACGGCCATCAAAGACCACGCCATCCGTGCCGAAGCGCTCAAGCACAGCCTGCTCGCGTTCGTGTTCGCCACGCTCATCCTCGCCACGACGATCAACCTGGTCATCAACCTCGCGAGCTGA
- a CDS encoding TetR/AcrR family transcriptional regulator — protein MPEHASSASSARREKSAQTRHAIVVAAAKLFTERGYAGTRMADIAREAGYAVQTVYFVFHTKPELLQACYTRAVLGDDDPRPPQEQPFYAAVMTARSGEELLGHFAFGNAQIQARAAGIEEVAREARHEPEARAVRDYNERLRREGYAEIIAFLDERFGLRPGLAREDALELVLMYGGAGPFNALVRDAGWGLDRFAAWLEGVLRWELLSSRG, from the coding sequence ATGCCGGAGCACGCGAGTTCCGCGTCGTCGGCCCGCCGCGAGAAGTCGGCACAGACCCGTCACGCCATCGTCGTGGCGGCGGCGAAGCTCTTCACTGAGCGGGGCTACGCGGGCACGCGGATGGCGGACATCGCGCGGGAGGCGGGGTATGCCGTCCAGACTGTCTACTTCGTCTTCCACACCAAGCCCGAGCTGCTCCAGGCCTGCTACACGCGTGCCGTGCTCGGGGATGATGATCCGCGCCCACCCCAGGAGCAGCCCTTCTACGCGGCGGTCATGACTGCCCGCAGCGGCGAGGAGCTGCTCGGCCATTTCGCGTTCGGCAATGCCCAGATCCAGGCCCGGGCTGCCGGCATTGAGGAGGTGGCGCGGGAGGCTCGGCATGAGCCCGAGGCCCGAGCTGTCCGCGATTACAACGAGCGGCTCCGGCGCGAGGGCTACGCCGAGATCATTGCGTTCCTCGATGAGCGCTTCGGCCTCCGGCCGGGCCTCGCGCGGGAGGACGCCCTCGAGCTGGTGCTCATGTACGGGGGAGCGGGACCTTTCAACGCGCTCGTCCGCGACGCAGGGTGGGGCCTCGATCGGTTTGCCGCGTGGCTCGAGGGCGTCCTGAGGTGGGAATTGCTCAGCTCGCGAGGTTGA